Proteins encoded by one window of Actinomycetota bacterium:
- a CDS encoding peptidoglycan DD-metalloendopeptidase family protein, translated as MRRARNARRFVAAALAAVLLFGASTNVVWGADDKELREARHELRDTKTKIRAREKKLRIFQREMNRLATSISQSQDQIHEADERMAVLQSKLDLLEARMLRLQEQLDERNREVYIQGPAAPVMYLLTASSAQNAAARMSFLTEMNRRDEVLARKVNENAERLSRARTEMARLQRAREFALQQLEVDRAELRDRLARSRELSAMLRQRKDEILEHISSIRPFAVCPIQGPNAIADDFGIWVHRSKKRGGDHIHQGNDMMSPMGTPVVAPFDGIAEASPNRLGGMAVNVYGEYGYVYMAHNSAYGQLGPVEAGDVVAYVGATGNTGAPHVHFEWHPYEGDPVDPTLEADAVDPHEFLLMVCQPSL; from the coding sequence ATGCGTCGCGCCCGCAACGCACGTCGGTTCGTCGCGGCCGCCTTGGCGGCCGTATTGCTTTTTGGTGCGTCAACGAACGTCGTGTGGGGCGCCGACGACAAGGAGCTGCGCGAGGCGCGGCACGAGCTTCGCGATACCAAGACGAAGATCCGGGCTCGCGAGAAGAAGCTCCGGATCTTTCAGCGAGAGATGAACCGGTTGGCCACGAGCATCTCGCAGAGCCAGGACCAGATCCACGAAGCCGACGAGCGCATGGCCGTGCTCCAGAGCAAGCTCGACCTACTTGAAGCCAGGATGCTCCGGCTCCAAGAGCAGCTCGACGAGCGCAACCGCGAGGTCTACATCCAGGGGCCGGCCGCGCCGGTCATGTACCTGCTCACCGCGTCGTCGGCACAAAATGCCGCAGCGCGGATGTCGTTCCTCACGGAGATGAACCGTCGCGACGAGGTGCTCGCGCGCAAGGTGAACGAGAACGCCGAGCGATTGTCGCGTGCGCGAACCGAGATGGCACGCCTCCAGCGAGCGCGAGAGTTCGCGCTTCAGCAACTCGAGGTCGATCGCGCCGAGCTCCGCGACCGCTTGGCGCGGTCGCGAGAGCTGAGCGCGATGCTGCGACAACGGAAGGACGAGATCCTCGAGCACATCTCGAGCATCCGGCCGTTCGCCGTCTGCCCCATCCAGGGCCCGAACGCGATCGCCGACGACTTCGGCATCTGGGTTCACCGGTCGAAGAAGCGCGGAGGCGACCACATCCATCAGGGCAACGACATGATGTCGCCGATGGGAACGCCGGTGGTGGCGCCGTTCGACGGCATCGCCGAAGCCTCACCGAACAGACTCGGGGGGATGGCCGTCAACGTCTACGGTGAGTACGGCTACGTCTACATGGCCCACAACTCCGCCTACGGCCAGCTCGGACCGGTCGAGGCCGGAGACGTCGTCGCGTACGTCGGCGCCACCGGCAACACCGGCGCGCCGCACGTCCACTTCGAATGGCACCCGTACGAAGGCGACCCTGTCGACCCGACGCTCGAGGCCGACGCGGTCGACCCGCACGAGTTCCTGTTGATGGTCTGCCAGCCCTCGCTCTAA
- a CDS encoding OsmC family protein produces the protein MPVRTADAEWTGTLREGSGHMRFGEGAFDGAYSFSSRFEEGSGTNPEELIAAAHAGCFSMKLSGDLGSAGFTPEHIATTARVHLDKGDSGFTITRIQLTSEASVPGIDEDRFQEIAEGARKNCPISLALGAVSEIDLTAKLV, from the coding sequence ATGCCGGTTCGGACAGCCGACGCCGAGTGGACGGGGACCCTGCGTGAGGGCTCGGGGCACATGCGGTTCGGGGAGGGAGCCTTCGACGGGGCGTACTCCTTCTCATCACGATTCGAGGAAGGATCGGGGACAAACCCCGAGGAACTGATCGCGGCCGCTCACGCCGGGTGCTTCTCCATGAAGCTGTCCGGCGATCTGGGGAGCGCGGGCTTCACGCCCGAGCACATCGCCACCACTGCCCGCGTTCACCTGGACAAGGGGGACTCCGGGTTCACCATCACACGTATTCAGCTCACGAGCGAGGCGTCCGTCCCCGGAATCGATGAGGACCGATTCCAGGAGATCGCCGAGGGGGCCAGGAAGAACTGCCCGATCTCGCTGGCGCTCGGTGCGGTCTCGGAGATCGACCTGACCGCCAAGCTCGTGTGA
- a CDS encoding plastocyanin/azurin family copper-binding protein, with amino-acid sequence MKTLLRVAVIAVFAFALVVPTAAAEQPLGTIETHRVRMVDGNVFQPGRIRIARGDRVRWVNRASVTHTTTSNGGQWNETLQPGERYTRRFRRAGTFGYRCTIHAGMTGTIVVR; translated from the coding sequence GTGAAGACCCTGCTCCGTGTCGCCGTGATCGCCGTTTTCGCGTTCGCGCTCGTCGTGCCGACGGCGGCCGCCGAGCAGCCGCTCGGGACGATCGAGACCCACCGGGTCCGGATGGTCGACGGGAACGTCTTCCAGCCGGGGCGCATTAGGATCGCGCGCGGAGATCGCGTGCGATGGGTCAACCGCGCCAGCGTGACGCACACGACGACCTCCAACGGCGGGCAGTGGAACGAGACGCTCCAGCCCGGCGAACGCTACACGCGCCGGTTCCGCCGTGCCGGCACCTTCGGATACAGGTGCACGATCCACGCCGGTATGACCGGGACCATCGTCGTCCGGTGA
- a CDS encoding nucleotide disphospho-sugar-binding domain-containing protein, whose translation MGDRLTVLFMPESAYGPTNNCVGIGKVLERRGHHVVFAAEASWKGRLEPLGFEEDLVDLAPPADEEQEAGQFWTDFITQTAPEFRKPTIEQLQTFIRPVWESLIDGAKYCESRLRAIIDRTKPDVIVEDNVCCFPALMTSGAPWVRIMSCNPLEMKDPALPPTFSGYPEADRSEWNEYRAEYERTHRELWTSFDAWVREQAAPPLPDLEFIHESAALNVYLYPELADYRRSQPLTQTWRRVDSSVRETEEPFEVPKSLASGDGALVYLSLGSLGSADVELMRRLVDVLSRTPHRYLVSMGPRADEIELADNMWGAARVPQTSIMPLVDLVITHGGNNTTTEAFHFGKPMIVLPLFWDQYDNAQRVDELSYGARLDTYAFEDRELHEAIDRLLADTALRERMAKEGQEIRRRDGKAQAADLIESIAR comes from the coding sequence ATGGGTGACCGGCTTACCGTCCTGTTCATGCCCGAGAGCGCCTACGGGCCGACCAACAACTGCGTTGGCATCGGCAAGGTCCTCGAGCGGCGCGGTCATCACGTCGTCTTCGCCGCCGAGGCGTCGTGGAAGGGCCGGCTGGAGCCCCTGGGGTTCGAGGAGGACCTGGTTGACCTGGCACCTCCCGCCGACGAGGAACAGGAGGCAGGCCAATTCTGGACCGACTTCATCACCCAGACCGCGCCGGAGTTCCGCAAACCAACGATCGAGCAACTCCAGACGTTCATCAGGCCGGTGTGGGAGTCACTGATCGACGGCGCGAAGTACTGCGAGTCCCGCCTTCGTGCGATCATCGATCGCACGAAGCCCGACGTGATCGTCGAGGACAACGTGTGTTGCTTCCCGGCGCTCATGACCAGCGGCGCGCCGTGGGTCCGCATCATGAGCTGCAATCCGCTGGAGATGAAGGATCCGGCGCTGCCGCCGACCTTCAGCGGCTACCCCGAGGCGGACCGCTCGGAATGGAACGAGTACCGCGCCGAGTACGAACGGACGCACCGCGAGCTGTGGACGTCGTTCGACGCCTGGGTGAGGGAACAGGCAGCGCCCCCGCTTCCCGACTTGGAGTTCATCCACGAGTCGGCCGCGCTCAACGTGTACCTGTATCCGGAGCTCGCCGACTACCGGCGATCTCAGCCGCTCACGCAAACGTGGCGACGCGTTGATTCGAGCGTGCGCGAGACCGAGGAGCCGTTCGAGGTCCCAAAGTCCCTAGCCAGCGGCGACGGCGCCCTCGTCTACCTGTCGCTCGGCTCACTCGGCTCCGCCGATGTGGAGCTGATGCGTCGACTCGTCGATGTCCTGTCGAGGACGCCGCATCGCTATCTCGTCTCGATGGGACCGCGGGCGGACGAGATCGAGCTGGCCGACAACATGTGGGGCGCAGCACGCGTCCCGCAGACCTCGATCATGCCCCTCGTCGACCTCGTCATCACGCACGGGGGGAACAACACGACTACCGAGGCGTTCCACTTCGGGAAACCGATGATCGTCCTGCCCCTTTTCTGGGATCAGTACGACAACGCGCAGCGAGTCGACGAGCTCTCCTACGGAGCGCGCCTGGATACGTACGCGTTCGAGGACCGCGAGCTTCACGAGGCGATCGACCGTCTGCTCGCCGACACCGCACTGCGCGAGCGGATGGCCAAGGAGGGCCAGGAGATTCGCCGCCGCGACGGAAAAGCTCAAGCGGCGGACCTGATCGAGTCCATCGCCCGCTAG
- a CDS encoding DoxX family protein, producing the protein MSVGMLLLRIVVGTLFIGHGTRKLFGWFGGDGRQGTAELVGSLRYYPPKTVAIVLGLAETIGGALLLLGLLTPVGTSLIVGVMVSAILVVHAPKGLWNADGGVELPLVYIVASLAAAVAPGRFSLDNALGIGWNGRVAAVAALGVGIIVAVGLAVRRDVVRPEPATEELPTQEHHRAA; encoded by the coding sequence ATGTCCGTCGGAATGCTGCTGTTGAGGATCGTGGTAGGGACGCTGTTCATCGGGCACGGGACACGAAAGCTGTTCGGCTGGTTCGGCGGGGACGGGCGCCAGGGTACGGCCGAGCTCGTCGGCTCGCTTCGGTACTACCCACCCAAGACCGTGGCGATCGTTCTCGGGCTTGCCGAGACCATCGGCGGTGCGCTCCTCTTGCTCGGTCTTCTGACGCCCGTCGGCACCTCGCTGATCGTGGGCGTGATGGTGAGCGCGATTCTGGTCGTGCACGCCCCCAAGGGCTTGTGGAACGCGGATGGAGGGGTGGAGCTTCCTCTCGTCTACATCGTCGCGTCCTTGGCAGCGGCGGTGGCCCCGGGCCGCTTCTCTCTCGACAACGCGCTGGGGATCGGCTGGAACGGCCGCGTCGCGGCCGTCGCGGCGCTCGGCGTGGGGATCATCGTTGCCGTGGGCCTCGCCGTTCGGCGGGACGTCGTCCGGCCCGAGCCGGCGACGGAGGAGCTGCCAACCCAGGAGCATCATCGGGCGGCGTAG
- a CDS encoding MFS transporter: protein MSTTKRADKPTLLTRTFLTVAAAELAYFTADGVLLPALPRYVEGPLGGGNVAVGLVVGAFSLTAFFLRPWAGRQADRRGRRILMVVGASIFALSVAGYLFATSVPALVAMRLLTGAGEAFFFVGAVSANLDLAPPERRGEAMSFASLALYLGIGVGPLIGEAVIGWLGFRAAWLVAIGLAAVAAALASRLPSMTPAHATAPRRPRLIHPAGLLPGFVLLTAIWGMAGFLAFVPLYALDLGMSGAGLVLGLFSGIVVLIRSVGARIPDRLGASRASRIALVLSSIGLAIVGLWREPAGLVIGAAVLGVGVALFTPALFALAANSVEAVERGAVMGTTSAFLDLAFGLGPATLGFVAAAIGRSGTFLAGAVVAAVGLVLVIATGLGRPVRGVAPDEQPRVAEIEA from the coding sequence ATGTCGACGACGAAACGAGCCGACAAGCCGACGCTCCTGACGCGCACGTTCCTCACGGTGGCCGCGGCCGAGCTCGCCTACTTCACCGCCGACGGCGTGCTGCTGCCGGCGCTGCCGCGCTACGTCGAGGGACCGCTCGGCGGCGGCAATGTCGCCGTGGGGCTCGTGGTCGGAGCTTTCAGCCTTACCGCGTTCTTTCTCCGGCCGTGGGCGGGTCGGCAAGCCGATCGTCGTGGACGCCGCATCTTGATGGTCGTCGGGGCGTCGATCTTCGCCCTGTCCGTCGCCGGCTACCTCTTCGCCACGTCAGTTCCGGCGCTGGTCGCGATGCGCCTTTTGACCGGCGCCGGTGAGGCGTTCTTCTTCGTCGGCGCCGTCAGCGCCAACCTCGATCTCGCCCCGCCGGAGCGCCGGGGGGAGGCGATGAGCTTCGCGTCGCTCGCGCTCTACCTCGGGATCGGTGTGGGTCCGCTCATCGGGGAGGCCGTGATCGGGTGGCTCGGTTTTCGCGCGGCCTGGCTCGTCGCGATCGGGCTGGCCGCCGTTGCCGCGGCGCTCGCGTCTCGCCTGCCATCGATGACGCCGGCACACGCGACGGCGCCAAGAAGACCGCGTCTGATCCATCCCGCTGGGCTCCTCCCGGGGTTCGTGCTGCTCACTGCGATCTGGGGGATGGCCGGGTTTCTGGCGTTCGTACCGCTCTACGCGCTGGACCTGGGGATGAGTGGGGCCGGCCTCGTCCTCGGGCTGTTCTCCGGGATCGTCGTCTTGATCCGGAGCGTCGGCGCACGGATCCCGGATCGACTCGGGGCGTCGCGCGCATCGCGGATCGCGCTGGTCCTCTCCTCTATCGGCCTGGCAATCGTGGGGCTTTGGCGAGAGCCCGCCGGGCTCGTGATCGGCGCGGCCGTGCTCGGGGTGGGCGTGGCACTGTTCACGCCGGCGCTGTTCGCGCTGGCGGCAAACTCAGTCGAGGCCGTTGAGCGCGGCGCGGTCATGGGTACGACGAGCGCATTCTTGGATCTGGCGTTCGGGCTCGGCCCCGCGACGCTCGGCTTCGTGGCGGCCGCGATCGGCCGGAGCGGAACCTTCCTGGCAGGTGCGGTGGTCGCCGCGGTCGGACTCGTGCTGGTGATCGCGACCGGCCTCGGCCGCCCAGTGCGCGGGGTTGCGCCGGATGAGCAACCTCGGGTCGCTGAAATCGAGGCGTAG
- a CDS encoding ATP-dependent DNA ligase, producing MLLDDIARTSTALAATSGRRAKIDLIADCLRRLRPDEVPVAVAYLSGQLPNGTIGVGWASLRDLPEPAATPTIELLDVDAAFAHVAAATGKGSQAARRREIAELFARSTEPERRFLVGLLLGELRQGALEGVMVEAVARAANVPVSEVRRALMVAGDLGPVAAAALADGSAGLAGFRLGVMHPVQPMLAQTADGIDDAMRRVHPAAVEWKLDGARLQVHVLDREVRAFTRNLADATDRVPEVVDAVGRLGMRSTILDGEAIALRSDGRPHRFQVSMSRFASRLDVDRQRATTPLSTFFFDCLHIDGEDLIDRPARDRFEVLDARLPADVRVPRIVAETDAQAEPFLDDALAHGHEGVMVKALDAPYEAGRRGAGWLKVKRANTLDLVVLAAEWGHGRRRGWLSNLHLGARDPESRGFVILGKTFKGMTDEMLAWQTERFLTIETGRDDYTVYVRPEVVVEVAFDGLQTSSRYPGGLALRFARVKGYRPDKRPEDADTIDTVRAIHDGHPRGT from the coding sequence ATGCTTCTCGATGACATCGCTCGGACGTCGACGGCGCTCGCCGCGACCTCGGGACGCCGGGCGAAGATCGACCTCATAGCCGATTGCCTACGACGGCTCCGACCGGACGAGGTTCCCGTCGCGGTTGCCTATCTATCGGGGCAGCTGCCGAACGGAACGATCGGCGTCGGATGGGCTTCACTCCGCGATCTTCCGGAGCCGGCGGCGACGCCGACCATCGAGCTGCTCGACGTCGACGCCGCGTTCGCACATGTCGCCGCGGCGACCGGCAAGGGCAGTCAAGCGGCGCGTCGCCGCGAGATTGCCGAGTTGTTCGCTCGTTCGACCGAGCCGGAACGGCGGTTCCTGGTAGGCCTGCTGCTCGGGGAGCTGCGGCAGGGCGCCCTCGAAGGGGTGATGGTCGAGGCCGTCGCCAGGGCGGCCAACGTACCCGTGTCCGAGGTCCGACGAGCGCTCATGGTTGCGGGAGATCTCGGGCCGGTGGCGGCGGCCGCGCTCGCCGACGGATCGGCAGGGCTTGCGGGTTTCCGGCTGGGCGTGATGCATCCCGTTCAACCGATGCTCGCGCAAACCGCGGACGGCATCGACGATGCGATGCGGCGTGTTCACCCGGCGGCCGTCGAGTGGAAGCTCGATGGGGCGCGTCTCCAGGTTCACGTGTTGGACCGCGAGGTCCGTGCGTTCACTCGGAACCTCGCCGACGCGACCGACCGGGTGCCGGAGGTCGTCGATGCCGTCGGACGCCTCGGTATGCGGTCGACGATCCTGGACGGCGAGGCGATCGCCCTCCGGTCGGATGGACGACCACATCGGTTCCAGGTCTCGATGAGCAGGTTCGCCAGCAGGCTCGACGTCGACCGGCAACGCGCGACGACGCCGCTGTCCACCTTCTTCTTCGACTGCCTGCACATCGACGGCGAGGATCTGATCGACCGGCCGGCGCGTGACCGGTTCGAGGTCCTCGATGCCCGGTTGCCGGCTGACGTTCGCGTGCCGAGGATCGTCGCGGAGACCGACGCGCAGGCCGAACCGTTCCTCGATGACGCGCTGGCCCACGGACACGAAGGCGTCATGGTCAAAGCACTCGACGCGCCTTACGAGGCCGGGCGCCGCGGCGCGGGCTGGCTGAAGGTGAAACGCGCCAACACGCTCGATCTCGTTGTGCTCGCCGCAGAGTGGGGCCACGGTCGCCGACGCGGGTGGCTGAGCAACTTGCATCTCGGCGCTCGGGATCCGGAATCCCGCGGGTTCGTGATCCTCGGCAAGACGTTCAAGGGAATGACGGACGAGATGCTCGCCTGGCAGACGGAGCGGTTCCTGACGATCGAGACGGGTCGCGACGACTACACCGTCTACGTGCGCCCCGAGGTCGTCGTCGAGGTCGCCTTCGACGGCCTCCAGACGAGCAGTCGATATCCCGGCGGCCTAGCTCTCCGGTTCGCGCGGGTGAAGGGCTATCGGCCCGACAAGCGGCCCGAAGACGCCGACACGATCGACACCGTTCGCGCCATCCACGACGGCCATCCCCGAGGCACGTGA
- a CDS encoding alpha/beta hydrolase produces MRQSGTVELATAKIYYEVEGAGRPLLLIHGGLGSLRMWDGNVPAFATRYQVIRYDTRGFGRTETEDVEFTNGDDAVAVLDHLGAGSAYVIGQSRGGSIALDMAIDRPDRVDALISVAGGISGFEWEPPAGTEPPPWDEMERLWNDKDWDRLAELETRVWVDGWGQSSTRVDPDVRRTVHEWILTTYKQEKVEGKPQRLDPPAVERLDQVDVPTLVMVGAVDAPAEVEAGHHLARSVTDARLVEFPNVAHMIHLEEPERFNSVVLEFLDEVERRRRPPG; encoded by the coding sequence GTGCGCCAGTCGGGAACGGTCGAGCTCGCCACCGCGAAGATCTACTACGAGGTCGAGGGAGCCGGCCGTCCGCTGCTGCTGATCCACGGTGGGCTGGGCAGCTTGCGAATGTGGGACGGCAACGTGCCAGCGTTCGCGACGCGCTACCAGGTCATCCGGTACGACACGCGCGGGTTCGGGCGCACCGAGACAGAGGACGTGGAATTCACGAACGGCGATGACGCCGTCGCGGTGCTCGACCATCTCGGCGCCGGATCCGCTTACGTCATCGGTCAGTCGCGTGGAGGAAGCATCGCGCTCGACATGGCGATCGATCGTCCCGACCGCGTCGACGCGTTGATCAGCGTCGCCGGCGGGATCAGCGGGTTCGAGTGGGAACCGCCCGCGGGAACCGAACCGCCACCCTGGGACGAGATGGAACGGCTATGGAACGACAAGGACTGGGACCGGCTCGCGGAACTGGAGACGCGAGTGTGGGTCGATGGCTGGGGGCAATCGAGCACGCGCGTCGACCCCGACGTCCGTCGCACAGTCCACGAATGGATCTTGACGACGTACAAGCAGGAAAAGGTCGAGGGGAAGCCGCAACGCCTCGACCCACCGGCTGTCGAGCGCCTCGATCAGGTGGACGTCCCAACGCTCGTGATGGTCGGAGCCGTCGACGCGCCGGCCGAGGTCGAGGCGGGGCACCATCTGGCCAGGTCGGTGACCGACGCACGGCTCGTGGAGTTCCCCAATGTTGCCCACATGATCCACCTGGAAGAGCCTGAGCGATTCAATAGCGTGGTGCTCGAGTTCCTCGACGAGGTCGAACGGCGCCGTCGGCCGCCGGGCTGA
- a CDS encoding RDD family protein, whose translation MGTPRLKFVPPPELPTPEYATLQERAKALGIDALVWLAAAVPLAILFGGISSSNGLLWIKFSGPPILMATVLWLVYMMLMEVRYGASIGKRARGLRVVMEDGSQVTAEATLIRNLMRFLDAFPYVVPYLVGAVAISNSSTMQRLGDRTAETIVVVATPDSSAPSS comes from the coding sequence GTGGGGACCCCCCGCCTGAAATTCGTCCCCCCGCCGGAGCTTCCAACTCCCGAGTACGCGACTCTCCAAGAGCGGGCGAAGGCGCTGGGGATCGACGCGCTCGTTTGGCTCGCCGCGGCCGTTCCGCTCGCAATCCTTTTTGGAGGCATCAGCTCGTCGAACGGGCTCCTCTGGATCAAGTTCAGCGGCCCTCCGATCCTCATGGCGACAGTCCTGTGGCTCGTCTACATGATGCTGATGGAAGTGAGGTACGGGGCCTCCATCGGCAAGCGTGCCAGGGGGCTCCGCGTGGTCATGGAAGACGGGAGCCAGGTGACCGCGGAAGCCACGCTGATCCGCAACCTGATGAGATTTCTGGACGCGTTTCCGTACGTCGTCCCCTACCTCGTTGGAGCGGTGGCTATCTCGAACTCATCGACCATGCAGCGACTGGGCGACCGGACCGCCGAGACCATCGTGGTGGTTGCCACGCCCGACAGCTCCGCGCCCTCGTCCTGA
- a CDS encoding polymer-forming cytoskeletal protein gives MLRRRDPQDGQDLDEPDEPGIRETLGPQMTVVGRGTQLEGTLLSAESIRIDGEARGTIAARGDVILSSHSHVEADIRAENVVMGGELRGNIRARTRTELAAGGRLVGKIRSKLLVVREGAQFSGQSSVDLHDAPDETGGSALPEDELWNAYEQATRRAADWYKAKLDGSSAEPEDERDLSPVLPVFQAVETSPHRRD, from the coding sequence ATGTTGAGGCGACGAGACCCGCAGGACGGACAGGATCTGGACGAGCCGGACGAACCCGGAATCAGGGAAACCCTCGGCCCTCAGATGACCGTGGTGGGACGTGGGACCCAGCTGGAGGGAACCCTGTTGTCAGCCGAGTCGATCCGCATCGACGGAGAGGCCAGGGGGACGATCGCCGCGCGAGGCGACGTGATCCTCTCTTCTCACAGCCACGTAGAGGCCGATATCCGGGCCGAGAACGTGGTGATGGGTGGAGAGCTCAGGGGCAATATCCGTGCGCGAACGAGGACCGAGCTGGCCGCCGGTGGCCGGCTGGTGGGGAAGATCCGATCGAAGCTCTTGGTGGTGAGAGAGGGTGCCCAGTTCTCCGGCCAGTCGAGCGTAGACCTCCACGACGCCCCAGACGAGACAGGGGGGTCTGCGTTGCCGGAAGACGAGCTGTGGAATGCGTATGAACAGGCGACACGCCGAGCCGCCGACTGGTACAAGGCGAAACTCGATGGATCGTCCGCCGAGCCGGAGGACGAGCGCGACCTAAGCCCCGTACTTCCGGTCTTCCAGGCGGTCGAGACCAGTCCACATCGGCGCGACTGA